In one Chitinophaga sancti genomic region, the following are encoded:
- a CDS encoding GH116 family glycosyl hydrolase — protein MPLNKILLSSLFVCILNSVLAQSPTSQALNSYHYLNDKYTGDYIKQIAFPIGGIGAGMFCLEGTGAISHMSVRNNPQIFNEPTMFAAINIKGLKDGTKVLEGPVPDRKKYGMRSAGVGAPGSDWGLPRFQYSEFLAKFPFGIVTLKDKSLPLEVVITGWSPFIPGDENNSSLPLGALEYKFKNTSNKTQDYTFSYNSTNFMTIPQSPYQYDSSIGKNYIDAIPKGFVLSQEGSGTRQDFNGDFAIFTDEVSTSINYSWFRGGWFDPLTMIWNSLLDGKISSTSTVEKDAPGASLFIPFKLKPGEEKLIRVYMAWYVPDTKWRFGQQSTKNSDTTVDVQPRELSSEFYKPWYSSKFKNIKEVSDFWLKNYDTLRKNTNLFTNAFYNSSLPPEVIEAVSANLTILKTPTVLRQFDGRFWAWEGCGDDFGSCHGSCTHVWNYAQALSHLFPHLEKSLRNTEFGENQNSFGHQTFRSALPIQPVGHNFYAAADGQLGGIMKTYREWRINGDSIWLRSIFSKVKKSLDYCIDTWDPRHTGTLEEPHHNTYDIEFWGPDPMCSSFYLGALKAFSIIEDYLGEDSKFYRDLFNKGKITFESQLFNGDYFYQKTKWIGLSAKDPIEVAKQIDGKDYSEDALKLIEKEGPKYQYGGGCLSDGLVGEWMARVCGLSNVIDPAKVKKHLVSVYKYNYKVDLSNHSNPQRATYAMGQDGGLLLCSWPNGGKLSLPFIYSDEVWTGVEYEVASNLIFNGQIKEGLNIVKTCRKRYDGKVRNPFDEYECGHWYARAMSSYSLLEALTGVRFDAVDSTLFVGSKVGNFTSFLSTNTGFGNVIFKDGKVNVDVVYGNIPIRKIIIN, from the coding sequence ATGCCTTTAAATAAGATTTTATTAAGTAGCTTATTTGTTTGTATTTTAAATTCTGTGCTTGCTCAATCTCCAACCTCCCAAGCCCTAAATTCGTATCATTACCTTAATGATAAATACACTGGAGATTATATTAAGCAAATTGCATTTCCTATAGGTGGTATTGGGGCTGGGATGTTCTGCCTTGAAGGAACAGGAGCTATTTCCCACATGTCTGTTCGAAACAACCCTCAAATATTTAATGAACCTACAATGTTCGCAGCTATAAATATTAAAGGGCTAAAAGATGGAACTAAAGTATTAGAAGGTCCGGTTCCCGATAGAAAAAAGTATGGTATGAGGAGTGCTGGAGTTGGTGCTCCAGGATCTGATTGGGGTCTTCCAAGATTTCAATATTCGGAATTTTTAGCAAAGTTTCCTTTTGGTATAGTAACTTTAAAAGATAAATCATTACCACTAGAAGTGGTTATCACTGGTTGGAGTCCATTTATTCCAGGTGACGAAAATAATTCAAGCCTTCCTTTAGGTGCATTAGAGTATAAATTTAAGAATACAAGTAATAAGACTCAGGATTATACTTTTTCCTATAATTCGACAAATTTTATGACAATTCCTCAATCGCCTTATCAATATGATAGCTCGATTGGGAAAAATTATATAGATGCTATACCTAAAGGATTTGTATTGTCACAAGAAGGTTCTGGTACACGGCAGGACTTTAATGGAGACTTTGCTATATTTACAGATGAGGTATCTACAAGTATAAATTACTCTTGGTTTAGAGGTGGTTGGTTTGATCCGTTAACAATGATTTGGAATTCTTTATTAGATGGTAAAATTTCTAGTACCTCTACTGTGGAAAAAGATGCACCTGGGGCTTCTTTATTTATTCCATTTAAACTTAAGCCTGGTGAAGAGAAATTGATTCGTGTATATATGGCTTGGTATGTGCCTGATACGAAATGGAGATTTGGGCAGCAATCAACAAAAAACTCAGATACAACAGTCGACGTTCAACCAAGGGAATTATCATCTGAATTTTATAAACCTTGGTATAGCAGTAAATTTAAAAATATCAAAGAAGTCTCTGATTTTTGGTTGAAAAACTATGATACATTAAGGAAAAACACCAATCTTTTTACCAATGCATTTTATAACAGTAGTCTTCCTCCAGAAGTAATCGAAGCTGTATCGGCAAATTTGACAATTTTAAAAACTCCAACAGTATTAAGACAATTTGACGGTCGGTTTTGGGCTTGGGAAGGTTGTGGCGATGACTTTGGAAGTTGCCATGGATCATGTACTCATGTTTGGAATTATGCTCAGGCTCTTTCTCATCTATTTCCCCATTTAGAAAAAAGCTTAAGGAATACTGAGTTTGGGGAAAATCAAAATTCATTTGGGCATCAAACCTTTCGATCTGCTTTACCTATACAACCTGTAGGTCATAATTTTTATGCAGCCGCTGATGGCCAATTGGGAGGAATTATGAAAACTTACAGAGAATGGAGGATTAATGGAGATAGCATATGGTTAAGATCTATTTTTTCTAAAGTAAAGAAGAGTTTGGATTATTGCATTGATACCTGGGATCCCAGACATACAGGAACCTTGGAAGAGCCACATCATAATACATATGATATTGAATTTTGGGGCCCTGATCCTATGTGTTCAAGCTTTTATCTTGGGGCGCTAAAGGCATTTTCTATAATTGAAGATTATTTAGGAGAAGATTCGAAATTTTATCGTGATTTATTTAATAAAGGGAAAATTACCTTTGAAAGTCAACTTTTTAATGGAGATTATTTTTATCAAAAGACTAAATGGATAGGTTTGAGTGCAAAAGATCCGATAGAGGTAGCAAAGCAAATAGATGGAAAAGATTATTCAGAAGATGCATTAAAATTAATTGAGAAAGAGGGTCCTAAATATCAATATGGAGGTGGTTGCTTAAGTGATGGATTGGTTGGAGAATGGATGGCTCGGGTATGTGGTTTGTCCAATGTAATTGATCCTGCTAAGGTCAAAAAACACTTGGTGTCTGTATATAAGTATAACTATAAAGTAGATTTATCAAATCATAGTAATCCACAAAGAGCTACTTATGCTATGGGACAGGATGGTGGTTTACTTTTATGTTCCTGGCCTAATGGAGGTAAGCTGTCACTTCCATTCATTTATTCTGATGAGGTTTGGACCGGGGTTGAATATGAAGTAGCTTCCAATTTAATTTTTAATGGTCAGATTAAGGAAGGTTTAAATATTGTCAAGACATGTAGAAAAAGATATGATGGAAAAGTAAGAAATCCTTTTGATGAGTATGAATGTGGACATTGGTATGCCCGGGCAATGTCCAGCTACTCATTGTTGGAAGCTTTAACGGGAGTAAGATTCGATGCCGTTGACAGTACGTTATTTGTTGGATCCAAAGTGGGTAATTTTACATCTTTTCTTTCTACCAATACTGGATTTGGGAATGTAATATTTAAAGATGGGAAAGTTAATGTTGATGTGGTTTACGGCAATATTCCTATAAGAAAAATCATTATTAATTAA
- a CDS encoding UbiA prenyltransferase family protein — protein sequence MKYLILLRPKHWVKNLFLFVPYFFSGSFFNLKGLFFLFIGSLAFSFMASSIYIVNDWFDINFDKMHPVKCNRPLASGLISKKIAAIIICSLIVLSHTLGCILTIRFLIVLDIYFIVNLFYSIGLKNISVLDIFILATGFVLRLIAGGVIAAVALSEWIIVMVFLLALFLAIAKRRDEVLISLTLGKEIRKANKGYNLDFLNVLLALVASAIVISYLIYTLSPDTILRMGSHKLYYTFVFVLSGLFRYLQLTYVYHDTGSPVKVFYTDRFIQISVVLWILTFFTIIYCKDFLDYMIGP from the coding sequence GTGAAATACCTAATATTATTGAGACCCAAACATTGGGTGAAAAATTTGTTTTTGTTTGTTCCTTATTTTTTTTCTGGAAGTTTTTTTAATCTAAAAGGATTATTTTTTTTATTTATAGGTTCGCTAGCATTTAGTTTTATGGCTAGCTCAATTTATATAGTAAATGATTGGTTTGACATTAATTTTGATAAGATGCACCCTGTGAAATGTAATAGACCATTAGCTTCCGGATTGATATCTAAGAAAATAGCCGCTATTATTATTTGTAGTTTGATAGTATTGAGCCATACTTTGGGATGCATTCTTACAATAAGATTTTTAATAGTATTGGACATTTATTTTATTGTCAATTTATTTTACTCAATTGGGCTTAAAAATATTTCAGTCCTTGATATTTTTATTTTAGCAACTGGCTTTGTTTTAAGACTGATTGCCGGAGGTGTTATAGCAGCAGTTGCTTTGTCTGAGTGGATAATAGTTATGGTGTTTTTGTTAGCTCTCTTTTTAGCAATAGCCAAGCGTCGGGATGAAGTTTTAATTAGTCTTACCTTAGGTAAAGAAATTCGAAAGGCCAATAAAGGTTATAATCTTGATTTCTTAAATGTTTTATTAGCATTGGTAGCATCCGCTATTGTTATTTCCTATTTGATATACACTCTTTCTCCAGATACAATTTTAAGAATGGGTAGTCACAAGTTATATTATACTTTTGTTTTCGTATTGAGCGGGCTATTTAGATATTTACAGTTAACATATGTATATCATGACACAGGATCTCCTGTTAAAGTGTTTTATACAGATCGATTCATTCAAATCTCAGTTGTATTATGGATATTGACCTTTTTTACAATTATTTATTGTAAAGATTTTTTAGATTATATGATCGGGCCATAA
- a CDS encoding helix-turn-helix domain-containing protein: MITHPAGKAEKLFYIERTDEAYDDVSSIPEEYLQLILPYAGVYFEKDEYCEILSQHKQVGPFSFWLQEVFANEAFILCPYTPMHIWALHFMYDTSLQVELYEDKSFNLEERECNLFNLESDLHKVPMVSGQRLLSCHVNFLPNVLKNLARLHPGLSRLAKLESNGISGPLNKYPYHINAVCSYLLQRAISCRHIGIPAEHFIYRCCLDLLLNFAQQDLQLPIEVDNVLHLDVLTQLFNLLLEHPYQSFTNSQLASMFDLPIGELMGSFLKHYSISLNGFIRMTKMIMVFELLTEKSTPLSTIANAAGYTNWQTLNREFKMYYGCELDELRRAM, from the coding sequence ATGATAACACATCCGGCAGGAAAAGCTGAAAAACTTTTCTATATAGAAAGAACAGATGAAGCTTATGATGATGTATCTTCTATACCAGAAGAATATTTACAATTAATCCTACCTTATGCAGGGGTATATTTTGAAAAGGATGAATATTGTGAAATACTCAGTCAGCATAAGCAGGTTGGTCCATTTTCCTTTTGGTTACAGGAAGTGTTTGCAAATGAAGCATTTATCCTTTGCCCATACACCCCTATGCATATCTGGGCTTTGCATTTTATGTATGACACTAGTCTTCAGGTAGAGTTATATGAGGATAAATCATTCAACCTGGAAGAGAGAGAATGTAATCTTTTTAACTTAGAATCTGATTTACATAAGGTGCCAATGGTGAGCGGGCAAAGGCTTCTTTCCTGTCATGTAAATTTTCTTCCGAATGTTTTGAAGAACCTAGCCAGATTACATCCTGGTCTTAGTCGTTTAGCGAAATTGGAATCGAACGGTATCAGTGGCCCATTGAATAAATACCCTTATCATATCAATGCTGTATGCAGTTATTTACTTCAGCGAGCTATCAGCTGTCGGCATATTGGTATACCTGCTGAACATTTTATATACCGTTGTTGTCTGGATCTGTTATTAAACTTTGCTCAGCAGGATCTACAACTGCCCATTGAGGTGGATAATGTGCTCCATTTAGACGTGTTAACCCAATTATTTAACCTCCTGTTAGAACATCCTTATCAATCTTTCACGAATTCACAGCTGGCAAGTATGTTTGATTTGCCGATAGGAGAGTTGATGGGAAGTTTTCTAAAACATTACTCTATTTCCTTGAATGGGTTTATCCGGATGACTAAGATGATAATGGTGTTTGAATTATTGACAGAGAAATCTACGCCACTTTCAACGATAGCAAATGCAGCGGGGTATACCAATTGGCAGACGCTGAATAGAGAGTTTAAGATGTATTATGGGTGTGAGTTGGATGAATTGAGGCGAGCTATGTGA
- a CDS encoding alpha/beta hydrolase: MYYSKYPLFILFACFFCFTKVFSQEIIPLYATGKVPNAINGDIPTLTVYKPENGKSDGTGIIICSGGAYLGVADVVEGIPAAKKLTTAGITCFLLQYRVPDGSKMTHKETVPVMDAQRAIQYVREHAKEFKIDKNKLGIMGFSAGGHLVSTLCTHLNDIYIDNPTNINLKPDFMALIYPVISFTDSLTHIVSRLQLIGPDITSEKIHYYSNELHVSHSTPPTFIVHAMDDDGVSVKNSLYFYAALQQHQVPAKLFLYAKGRHAFGAYNKEATIQWIDPFIEWINKN, from the coding sequence ATGTATTACTCTAAGTATCCATTATTCATCCTATTTGCGTGCTTCTTTTGCTTTACCAAAGTATTTTCACAGGAAATTATTCCTTTGTATGCCACCGGCAAGGTACCTAATGCTATAAACGGCGATATTCCAACCCTGACAGTTTACAAGCCGGAAAATGGAAAGAGTGATGGTACTGGAATTATCATTTGCTCAGGTGGAGCCTATTTAGGTGTAGCAGATGTAGTGGAGGGCATACCTGCAGCAAAGAAGCTGACGACTGCTGGCATTACCTGTTTCCTGTTGCAATATAGGGTGCCTGATGGCTCTAAAATGACACATAAGGAGACTGTTCCTGTCATGGATGCCCAAAGAGCTATTCAATACGTGCGGGAGCATGCAAAGGAATTCAAAATTGACAAAAACAAACTGGGGATTATGGGCTTCTCTGCCGGTGGTCACCTGGTCTCTACGCTTTGTACACACCTCAATGATATTTACATTGATAACCCTACAAACATCAACCTAAAGCCAGATTTCATGGCGCTGATCTATCCTGTCATTAGTTTCACTGACAGCCTCACACATATTGTCTCCCGTTTACAGTTGATTGGCCCGGACATTACTTCTGAAAAAATACACTATTATTCTAATGAGTTGCATGTATCACATAGTACACCTCCCACATTCATTGTTCATGCCATGGATGATGATGGGGTAAGCGTTAAAAACTCCCTGTACTTCTATGCAGCATTGCAACAACATCAGGTGCCCGCAAAATTATTCCTGTATGCGAAAGGAAGACATGCATTTGGAGCATATAATAAAGAAGCGACTATTCAATGGATTGATCCTTTTATTGAATGGATTAATAAGAATTAA
- a CDS encoding right-handed parallel beta-helix repeat-containing protein — MKRNFVTLFFTVIYLFICSFLQAQTVYHVSTKSGNDGNDGSSTKPFKTISAASLKSKPGDIINVHEGTYREEINPAIGGNSDNMRITYQAAKNETVVIKGSEIIKGWEKLGENTWKVNVSNKLFGNFNPYKDTIYGDWFYGKKRPNHTGEVYLDEARLTEAATKAEVMKKQDGELYWFGEVGIDSTTIWAQFGNANPNQHTAEINVRQSIFYPRKTGINYITVRGFIMRHAATPWAPPTAEQIGLIGTNWSKGWIIENNEISDSKCSGIALGKYGDEWDNKAESAEGYVGTINRALKNGWNKDNIGHHIVRHNKIYNCEQAGIVGSLGCSFSTVTDNIIYNIHIRKLFTGAEMSAIKFHGAIDMEISRNLIYHNDRGIWLDWMAQGTRVSQNLLFDNGNYDLFLEVDHGPFIIDNNIFLSPRCQRVLAQGGTYAHNLFAGYMFIENFDDRLTPFMKQHSTEIAGLQSNPPGDFRYYNNIFVGYTSNLRNYDTASLPLWMDGNVFIAGAQPADKETFPVWSNIYNPNLSIVSKNDGLYLSIKLDKTWKEFQHRRLVKTDMLGRTIYSNLPFEAPDGSPITLDTDYLNQKRDNTNPFPGPFEWKDNTNNTQLIKVWSNWSKAH, encoded by the coding sequence ATGAAAAGAAATTTTGTAACCCTATTCTTTACTGTTATTTATCTTTTTATATGCTCTTTCCTACAGGCACAAACAGTCTATCATGTATCGACTAAAAGTGGAAATGATGGAAATGACGGATCCTCAACTAAACCTTTTAAAACAATTAGTGCTGCCAGCCTAAAATCAAAACCTGGAGACATTATCAATGTACATGAAGGAACTTATAGAGAAGAAATAAACCCTGCCATAGGTGGTAACTCAGATAATATGAGAATTACCTATCAGGCAGCAAAAAATGAAACGGTTGTAATCAAAGGTTCTGAAATCATTAAAGGATGGGAGAAACTAGGAGAGAATACATGGAAAGTAAATGTGTCCAATAAACTATTTGGAAATTTTAATCCATATAAAGATACTATTTACGGCGATTGGTTTTATGGTAAAAAAAGACCAAATCATACAGGAGAGGTTTACCTGGATGAAGCAAGGTTGACTGAGGCTGCTACTAAAGCAGAAGTAATGAAAAAGCAGGATGGAGAGCTATATTGGTTTGGGGAAGTAGGTATAGACAGTACAACTATCTGGGCACAATTTGGAAACGCAAACCCTAATCAACATACCGCAGAAATCAATGTAAGGCAAAGCATCTTCTATCCCAGAAAAACCGGCATTAACTATATCACCGTCCGCGGCTTTATCATGCGCCATGCCGCTACACCATGGGCACCTCCTACCGCAGAGCAAATTGGTTTAATTGGTACCAATTGGAGCAAAGGCTGGATCATTGAAAACAACGAAATAAGTGATTCCAAATGTTCCGGCATTGCTTTAGGAAAATACGGTGACGAATGGGATAATAAAGCTGAATCAGCAGAAGGCTATGTCGGCACTATCAACCGAGCCTTAAAAAATGGCTGGAATAAAGATAATATCGGTCACCACATAGTAAGACATAATAAAATTTATAACTGCGAGCAGGCTGGTATAGTAGGTAGTTTAGGATGTTCCTTCAGCACTGTAACAGATAACATTATCTACAATATCCATATCAGGAAATTATTCACAGGAGCAGAAATGTCTGCCATTAAATTTCACGGTGCCATTGACATGGAAATCAGCAGGAATTTAATCTATCATAATGATCGTGGTATCTGGCTGGATTGGATGGCGCAAGGCACCAGGGTTTCTCAAAATTTACTATTTGACAATGGGAATTATGATCTTTTCCTGGAAGTAGATCATGGACCATTCATCATTGACAACAATATATTCTTATCTCCCAGATGCCAAAGAGTACTGGCTCAGGGTGGTACTTATGCACATAACCTGTTCGCCGGTTATATGTTTATCGAAAATTTTGATGACAGGCTCACCCCATTCATGAAACAGCATTCAACTGAAATTGCCGGGTTACAAAGCAACCCTCCAGGTGATTTCAGGTATTACAATAATATATTCGTTGGATACACCAGTAACCTGCGTAATTATGATACCGCATCACTACCCTTATGGATGGATGGAAATGTATTTATAGCAGGTGCTCAACCAGCTGATAAAGAGACATTCCCGGTTTGGAGCAATATATATAACCCCAATCTAAGTATCGTCTCTAAAAACGACGGTCTCTATCTCTCCATCAAACTAGACAAAACCTGGAAAGAATTCCAACACCGGAGACTAGTAAAAACCGACATGCTAGGTCGCACCATCTATTCAAACCTCCCATTCGAAGCCCCCGATGGCTCGCCTATCACCCTGGACACTGATTACCTGAACCAGAAACGTGATAACACCAACCCATTCCCCGGCCCATTCGAATGGAAAGACAACACCAACAATACACAACTCATAAAAGTCTGGTCAAACTGGAGTAAGGCGCACTAG
- a CDS encoding FecR family protein produces the protein MSVSPEYLEQLVLDEIAGVITPEDSATLKNILAQDPEALAIRNDLYAEYGNNPVLDRLPETLTVDMVWERVREKKRRRMLTVLSIAASVLVLLGAYLLFAPAGSEHAMAAVSREVTLEMPDGEVVQLGAAVQQVGNVVLRNDSNRLSYTGGEGRASLVVPAGKEYTIILADGSTVQLNAGSKMTFPMAFDDISREIRINGEAYVKVAKDAARPFIVHVANGAIEVLGTEFNVNTYGKVTVSLVSGAVRMRTGDDSLLLHPGFAVCYNPGTKLTEAPFEAEDVLAWRSGVFLFSDTTLTALAGLISRWYGVEVVNDTPAAGDRRFSGAMDRNKPITSFLEGLKFMGRLEYYFDKDSVLHLK, from the coding sequence ATGTCTGTAAGTCCGGAATATTTAGAACAATTAGTGTTGGATGAGATAGCAGGAGTCATTACACCGGAAGATAGTGCTACCCTCAAAAATATCCTTGCGCAGGATCCGGAAGCGCTTGCCATTCGTAATGACTTATATGCGGAGTATGGGAACAATCCTGTTTTGGATAGGTTGCCGGAAACGCTGACAGTAGATATGGTCTGGGAGCGGGTGCGGGAGAAGAAGCGGCGGCGGATGTTGACTGTGCTTAGTATTGCGGCGTCTGTGTTGGTGCTTTTAGGTGCTTATCTATTATTTGCACCTGCGGGGAGTGAGCATGCAATGGCTGCCGTTTCCAGGGAGGTAACTTTGGAGATGCCGGATGGGGAGGTGGTGCAATTGGGTGCTGCGGTGCAACAGGTGGGAAATGTGGTGCTTCGGAATGATTCGAATCGTTTATCCTATACCGGTGGTGAGGGGCGGGCGAGTTTAGTGGTGCCTGCGGGAAAGGAGTATACAATTATATTGGCAGATGGGAGTACGGTGCAATTGAATGCGGGTTCGAAAATGACGTTTCCAATGGCGTTTGATGATATTAGCAGGGAGATCAGGATTAACGGAGAGGCGTATGTGAAAGTAGCGAAGGATGCTGCGCGGCCTTTTATTGTGCATGTGGCGAATGGCGCGATTGAGGTATTGGGAACGGAGTTTAATGTGAATACGTATGGTAAGGTGACGGTGTCATTGGTGAGTGGAGCTGTGCGGATGAGGACCGGGGATGATTCTTTGTTATTACATCCTGGTTTTGCGGTGTGTTATAATCCCGGAACGAAATTGACGGAGGCGCCTTTTGAAGCGGAGGATGTGTTGGCATGGCGGAGTGGCGTATTCCTCTTTAGTGATACAACTTTAACGGCCCTTGCCGGCCTTATTTCAAGATGGTATGGGGTGGAAGTAGTGAATGATACCCCGGCGGCAGGGGATCGCCGTTTTAGTGGTGCGATGGACAGAAATAAGCCGATAACCAGCTTTCTGGAAGGATTAAAATTTATGGGTCGCTTAGAATATTATTTTGACAAAGACAGCGTACTGCATCTCAAATAA
- a CDS encoding RNA polymerase sigma factor: MQNLSSYNDEQLFLLLQANSEEAFNVIFERYRKRLFLEAYSRLQQEEESNDIVQEVFLWLWNKRATLQIGDCLKPYLVRVVRNKVVDHLRKCNSARNHRQYYTWTADTETSKLPIENKELGQQLEDAMNSITPASRLAFEQLYLQDKSLREIAVEMDINVQSVKNHIHRALKILRKNLKHRLS, from the coding sequence ATGCAAAATTTAAGCAGCTATAACGACGAGCAATTATTTTTGTTACTGCAAGCAAATAGTGAGGAGGCGTTCAATGTAATATTTGAGCGTTACCGAAAACGTTTATTTCTTGAAGCGTATAGCCGTTTACAGCAGGAAGAGGAGTCGAATGATATTGTGCAGGAGGTGTTCCTGTGGTTGTGGAATAAAAGAGCGACCTTACAAATAGGCGACTGTCTGAAGCCATACCTGGTAAGGGTGGTACGTAATAAGGTTGTAGACCACCTCCGCAAGTGTAATTCTGCGAGGAATCACAGGCAGTATTACACCTGGACGGCAGATACCGAGACATCAAAACTTCCTATAGAAAATAAAGAATTGGGACAACAATTAGAAGATGCAATGAATAGTATTACCCCAGCCAGTAGACTGGCATTTGAGCAGCTTTACTTACAGGACAAGAGCTTACGGGAAATCGCTGTGGAGATGGATATTAATGTACAGTCTGTCAAAAACCACATACATCGGGCATTAAAAATTCTGCGAAAGAACCTGAAACACCGCTTATCCTGA
- a CDS encoding RNA polymerase sigma factor, with protein sequence MLHLTDSELLELVKKGGEGAFTILYTRYYSVMLAVARKKLLNHQEAEDIVQEIFASFWHRRNHIPSGIPVKHYFLKAVHFQYAYKCRTKAVARKYENYLWNSLQEECGLHYLESKELGHQIYHALQKISAPACRKIFELAYMEDKSCSEIASSLNICTQVVRNQTSRALKVLREELKLVV encoded by the coding sequence ATGTTACATTTAACCGACTCAGAATTGTTAGAGCTGGTAAAGAAAGGAGGGGAAGGCGCCTTTACCATACTCTACACCCGTTACTATTCAGTCATGCTGGCTGTTGCGAGAAAAAAACTATTGAACCACCAGGAAGCCGAAGACATTGTCCAGGAGATCTTTGCATCGTTCTGGCACCGGCGAAACCATATCCCGTCGGGGATTCCTGTGAAACACTATTTTTTGAAGGCAGTACATTTTCAGTATGCGTACAAGTGCAGAACCAAAGCTGTTGCCAGAAAGTATGAAAACTACCTTTGGAATAGCCTGCAGGAAGAATGCGGATTACATTACCTGGAAAGCAAAGAATTAGGTCATCAGATCTATCATGCACTACAAAAGATCAGCGCTCCTGCCTGCCGTAAAATATTTGAACTGGCATACATGGAGGATAAAAGTTGTAGTGAGATAGCATCGAGCTTAAATATTTGTACACAGGTGGTGAGAAACCAAACCAGCCGGGCTTTGAAAGTCCTGAGAGAAGAATTGAAATTAGTCGTGTGA
- a CDS encoding toll/interleukin-1 receptor domain-containing protein, with protein sequence MIEGLQDHLSVKTGAKIEFLRDKDIGMGADWKATIGENIRKADAAIILVSAAHLSSPFIRKEESGEFFKRATADGSLILPVLVRNCDFRAFEELSGLQFFPLIIMNMGISLSAIASAAG encoded by the coding sequence TTGATAGAAGGATTGCAGGATCACTTGTCTGTGAAAACAGGTGCAAAGATTGAGTTTTTGCGGGATAAGGATATTGGTATGGGCGCGGATTGGAAAGCGACGATCGGGGAGAATATCCGGAAAGCAGATGCGGCTATTATATTGGTGAGTGCAGCTCATCTATCTTCTCCTTTTATCCGAAAAGAAGAGTCGGGGGAATTCTTTAAGCGGGCGACAGCTGATGGTTCTTTAATCTTGCCAGTGTTGGTAAGGAATTGTGATTTTCGGGCTTTTGAGGAATTGTCAGGATTACAGTTCTTTCCGCTTATTATAATGAATATGGGTATATCCCTTTCGGCGATAGCGAGTGCTGCGGGGTAG
- a CDS encoding RloB family protein, translating into MAKKGKVKSFKKSETEERPKRFRKYQYLFLIVCEDENTEKRYFEHFKEQIPEDSIYLEAIGTGRDPKGVVERAIEEKVRLATNAGKDVDITWVVFDKDDADLNEKRIQRFKEAFEMAGQEKNMKLAPSNEVFEVWLLLHLIGLSADTAIPRRDIYRMLEDSIKALPGYGGFQYEHGNASVLTPINERGDQAAAIRRAKLLEVAHNGKTFLESNPCTRVYLLVEDLLAWIRYFAYEP; encoded by the coding sequence ATGGCGAAGAAAGGAAAGGTTAAATCGTTTAAGAAAAGTGAAACAGAAGAACGGCCTAAACGGTTTAGGAAGTATCAGTATTTGTTCCTTATAGTATGTGAGGATGAGAATACTGAAAAAAGATATTTTGAACATTTTAAGGAACAGATACCAGAAGACTCTATCTATTTAGAAGCTATAGGTACCGGGAGAGATCCAAAAGGTGTAGTTGAAAGAGCTATTGAAGAAAAAGTCAGACTGGCGACAAATGCTGGAAAAGACGTGGATATTACATGGGTTGTCTTTGACAAGGATGATGCAGATCTCAATGAAAAACGTATTCAACGATTTAAGGAGGCGTTTGAAATGGCCGGTCAGGAGAAGAATATGAAATTGGCGCCAAGTAATGAAGTTTTTGAAGTTTGGTTATTACTTCATTTAATAGGATTATCCGCTGATACTGCTATACCAAGAAGAGACATTTACAGGATGTTGGAAGATAGCATCAAAGCGCTCCCTGGATATGGAGGTTTTCAGTATGAACATGGGAATGCAAGTGTTTTGACGCCAATTAATGAGAGAGGAGATCAGGCAGCAGCTATTCGAAGAGCCAAATTGCTTGAAGTTGCACATAATGGGAAGACGTTTTTAGAATCAAACCCATGTACCAGGGTTTATTTATTGGTTGAAGATCTTTTGGCGTGGATTCGATATTTCGCGTATGAGCCTTAG